AGAACATAATGGCGAAGATTGTGTACTTGACGATGGTTTTTGCCACATTTTTGGCGGCTTTTCTGATGGTGGAGCAAGGGGAGGCTTTTACCTGCGGGACAACATTACAAGAACGTACAAAGCAACTTTGTGATCCATTTCACAGGGGTGAACAGCAGGAGCCATCTGCTGAGTGTTGCAACTCATTAAAAGCATTCCGTGATACGGCCAAGACTAGAGAAGAGAGGATTGAGTTGTGTCGTTGCGTGCAGGATCGTTCTAATAGAAACAGAGCTGGTGTTCCTGCTCCAGATGCTCGTATTCCTAAAATAGACGCTCTTCCTGCAAAATGCGGACTTCCATTTATATACTCTGCAGATCGTAAATTCGACTGTAACACGTAAGTTTATTTCACGGattgttgataatttttttgattagttCATTAGTACACATGACtgactaatatatttttctatgcAGCGTAAACTAAGCTTACCTCCGGTGCATGAAGAAGTAGTTGGAGgaaaaatcgatatatataataacactGAGGCCATATATGTGCCttaagaaataaaattatgagCAAATGTATCTCatatgttttgtaatttttcaGTTCAACAAGAAATGCAACTCCTGTTTTGCATCCACCGGAACTCATTGAGTTCTGTAATGTATTTCTGGCGTGCTATATTATAAACGTTTGACGTTTCTTATTAATTCTAACGTAACTGTTAATCCCAAAAGATAAAAGAACGTCGTCTACTGATCAATGACTGTCACTTAGTACTACAAGTCTGGAACTGTCACAAATCACAGGGAAAGGCCTCTGTTTATGACAGTTTAGTATTGTTGTATATACCGAAAGCAGCATTCCCAGCGGCAGATATGCATACTTCTTGTAAGCTAATAGAAATACATTTAAACAGCAATGGAAACACGACGACTCCAGTCATAAGCTATACTCAAGACATCAGGTAACAAGATCTCGGTTTTTCTCTGATCAACTGGCATCCCAGTCCCTATTTCTGGATATGAGTGTCATAAGGGCAACCACGACTGACCTCATGCTTGGCCTTAGTACATGATTTCCGGAGATCTGTGCTGGGGTCGGGCTGATTCATTACCTCTTCAAACTGTAAAAAATATacagataaatatatacttataattACAATGTGCTCATTATGGCTGAGTGTTGCTGGGTTCCACTGAAGCTTAAGAGTTTGCAAATGACATGGAGAAACACAGAGTAGAGCCTGATTTAGGtacttataaaattttagtcaaagtCTTACGACATCTCGGCATGATGAGTGGTGCAGGGGAGATAGAGAAAAGAACTATAGAGCGAGGTTCAGCATTGCATACAACATTCTGATATGTGGGCTTTTCTAGGTAGACAGTGCTGATAAAGGTCTAAACACACGTAAAGGTCTAAAGAATTGATAAAGAAATTACAACATCTGTAATCCAAGAGTTCTTTATATGCTATGAAGTGCGAGTTATACAAAAAACAAATAGAACGGATCAAGAAATTTAAAGCAACATTAGCAAGTTAAGCTGCCAAAGGATTACGAGGATGATTCTGTTATACTACAagctaatattaatatgaagtctattagaaaatattgaattagacgttCAACACTATTGACAGATTTCCAGAATATAATCAGTCAAACAAATAGACAACTCTCTCTTGTTTTTCACAAACAACTCCATAACCACAATTCAATACAGTGATTTGAATTCAAAGGTCAAACAGAAAAAGAGTGAGTGAGAAATTATAAACGATAAGATAACTTGGAAAAAACGATAGCAAAGAATGTTGTACATGATACAAAAATATGGACTTCTCACAGATttattgtaatatttcttttatattgCCATTATCAACCAGGCCATATGCAAGATAGTAAATATAATCGTTATGGACTGAAGAATATAATCATTAATTAGTAGATGTAGATTTGTATCACTTACCAGCAGTAGACTGACAATTCCTCACTTTGCATATTTCAACAGTGATTTGCCTCCCTCGTACATGATTAGACTCTGTGGAAACGAGGTGTCTACAGTAGATGGAGCAAGGACTTCACGGGAAACATCTGGACCCCCGTGCTTACCATATCCATGATCCTTAGAAATCCTGCTCTTAAAATTAATAGAGACTATGTGCGTTTCATCAGGACGCTGCGATTGGAATGACTCTACTATAAGAGTTCCAGTCTTTGTAATATTCAAAGGATGCCCATATTGTTTGAGTACAGCTGTAGCAAGTAGAACCCAAGAGCCTACTCCTTTTCGTTGCCTCCTCAACCATATAGGAAAAGGATACTTGGGAGGCACTAGATTGTAGCAATCTGGGTCCAAACTACAAAGAGCGAGTGAACCTTCAAAACCCATGAGCTTAAACGGGGCAATAACTCCAAATAGACGGGGAACACGATTTGGCACATTAAATTCCCCAAACAACTGCGTCTCAAAATCATATGACATAATCTTCAACTCATTCCCCTTCAACTTATTAAATTCCTCAGTTCCGGGTTGTTTCATCTCTACCCAGTAGTACCTACCATCAATATAAGCCCCCATTTCATTAACAAGCCTCGGAACCCGAGAATCCCCCATCTTCTTCCACGTGTTCTTCCTCAAACTATAAACCTCAACCTTCGGAGCCACCTCTCCAAACTGCTTCCCCTTTCCATCCTGAACGTAAACAATCCTAATAACCTTATAATCATCCGTACCCTTATCATACCCCATCCCGACCACATAATAACTCTTATCCCTATCATCCAAAAGCCTCTTAAAACAACTCGAAACAAGAACCCTGTGTCTCCTAACAAAAGAGTTCCACAAATACAACTCCCTAGAAGCATAATCAATATGCAAATCAGTTAACAAAAGCATCCCATCTACTTGCGCAATCAGCTTCAAACTGCCACTCTTGGTAACAAAGGGAATGTCGAATTTTTCGATAACTCGAGAAGTATCAGCAGAGATTAAAGAGCAGTAATTTTGGTGAGAGATAAAAGGGGGGATTATAAGCACAGCATTATCATCACAAAAGTTAACAGCTTTCCGAATTTGAGAGGAAATAAAAGATGGGTTGTTGATAAGAGAGTACCATGCTTTGTTCACTGAGCTTGATTTGATTAGGTCTTTTATAGAGAGTCTTGAGAAGATTTCAGCGGTGGTTTCTTCAGGGAGATCATGAAACGTCGTCGTTGAGACTCCATTGTtgcttagagcaactccaatgctagatgctatatatctattgctattgctataatatagcaccaaaaaatgttttttggtgctaaaataaaacttgcactccaatgctaagttctataacttgtttcaaatttaaccaactcattaacttttacctaacttctatatagaaccaactctttaacttttacctaactcattaactcattaactagtttccaatttctatttattggtgatgtggcaacatggatggatccatccttggtttcaaatatagaaccaaggatgcatctatgcatggatgcatccaaatatagcacccctttggagttgagtttttttacatttgatgctataatatagcaatagaaccaagtatagcattgcattggagttgctcttactgGGGCTACTGCAGCAATTGACATTTTGATTGCAAGGAGAAATTGTGTAGGGTTTTAGAAACAATGAA
This genomic window from Daucus carota subsp. sativus chromosome 7, DH1 v3.0, whole genome shotgun sequence contains:
- the LOC108200388 gene encoding non-specific lipid-transfer protein Cw18 translates to MAKIVYLTMVFATFLAAFLMVEQGEAFTCGTTLQERTKQLCDPFHRGEQQEPSAECCNSLKAFRDTAKTREERIELCRCVQDRSNRNRAGVPAPDARIPKIDALPAKCGLPFIYSADRKFDCNTVN
- the LOC108203930 gene encoding F-box protein At4g22390-like, translated to MSIAAVAPVRATPMQCYTCNSNRYIASSIGVALSNNGVSTTTFHDLPEETTAEIFSRLSIKDLIKSSSVNKAWYSLINNPSFISSQIRKAVNFCDDNAVLIIPPFISHQNYCSLISADTSRVIEKFDIPFVTKSGSLKLIAQVDGMLLLTDLHIDYASRELYLWNSFVRRHRVLVSSCFKRLLDDRDKSYYVVGMGYDKGTDDYKVIRIVYVQDGKGKQFGEVAPKVEVYSLRKNTWKKMGDSRVPRLVNEMGAYIDGRYYWVEMKQPGTEEFNKLKGNELKIMSYDFETQLFGEFNVPNRVPRLFGVIAPFKLMGFEGSLALCSLDPDCYNLVPPKYPFPIWLRRQRKGVGSWVLLATAVLKQYGHPLNITKTGTLIVESFQSQRPDETHIVSINFKSRISKDHGYGKHGGPDVSREVLAPSTVDTSFPQSLIMYEGGKSLLKYAK